In the genome of Dermacentor andersoni chromosome 3, qqDerAnde1_hic_scaffold, whole genome shotgun sequence, one region contains:
- the LOC129382003 gene encoding ubiquitin-conjugating enzyme E2 Z-like, protein MTTQEPPQEAIVNASAAVASVAATGATSASGFTFGVTLATASNTASGVTLGSATGTKPDTATGTTAGGALDNKFSMLNLNFWDPISFEHEESSPQCRMRTKRDIMDIYAEPPPGVHIAPEEHNITKIHALVLGPAGTPYEGGFFHFLIQCPPDYPIQPPRVRLMTTDAGRVRFNPNLYENGKVCLSILGTWEGPAWSPAQCIASVLISIQSLLTENPYYNEPGFETERRLGDSRRYNLIVQHETIRVAVCDAVEACLEGCSLCPPSLREVMLNAFPDYYDKHEQVVKANMDLTGTRMFDPFGARRGLYQYETLLKRLQKLKEGVRKWLDTPPQERE, encoded by the coding sequence ATGACGACGCAAGAGCCGCCCCAGGAAGCTATCGTAAACGCCAGCGCAGCCGTCGCCAGCGTCGCGGCGACCGGCGCCACGTCCGCGTCTGGCTTCACGTTTGGCGTCACGCTCGCCACAGCGTCTAACACGGCGTCTGGCGTTACGCTAGGCAGCGCGACCGGCACCAAGCCCGACACGGCGACCGGCACCACGGCCGGTGGCGCGCTGGACAACAAGTTCTCCATGCTCAACCTGAACTTCTGGGACCCGATTTCGTTCGAGCATGAGGAGTCGTCGCCGCAGTGCCGGATGCGCACCAAGCGCGACATCATGGACATCTACGCCGAGCCTCCGCCGGGGGTGCACATCGCGCCCGAGGAGCACAACATCACCAAGATCCACGCCCTGGTGCTGGGTCCCGCGGGCACGCCGTACGAGGGCGGCTTCTTCCACTTCCTGATACAGTGCCCGCCGGACTACCCGATCCAGCCTCCGCGCGTCCGCCTCATGACCACCGACGCCGGCCGCGTGCGCTTCAACCCGAACCTGTACGAGAACGGCAAGGTGTGCCTCAGCATACTGGGCACCTGGGAAGGGCCCGCCTGGAGCCCCGCGCAGTGCATCGCCAGCGTGCTCATCTCCATACAGTCCCTGCTGACGGAGAACCCGTACTACAACGAGCCGGGCTTCGAGACCGAGAGGCGGCTGGGCGACTCGAGGCGCTACAACCTCATCGTGCAGCACGAGACGATCCGCGTGGCCGTGTGCGACGCCGTCGAGGCCTGCCTCGAGGGGTGCTCGCTGTGCCCGCCGAGTCTGAGGGAGGTGATGCTGAACGCGTTCCCGGACTACTACGACAAGCACGAGCAGGTGGTCAAGGCCAACATGGATCTCACAGGTACGCGCATGTTCGACCCGTTCGGCGCCAGGAGGGGCCTGTACCAGTACGAGACGTTGCTCAAGCGGCTGCAGAAACTGAAAGAGGGAGTCCGAAAGTGGCTGGACACTCCGCCACAAGAGAGAGAATAG